The nucleotide sequence AGCAGGCATGCCGGCAATGCTTTTCCCCTCGAATTCGATCATTCCACTCCGGGGCTTGTTCAATCCGGAAATGGTGCGTATAAGAGTACTCTTGCCAGCACCGTTAGCACCAATAACGCAAACCAGCTCTCCCTGGGGCACATAAACCGATATTCCCTTAATTGCCATTATCGGCCCGTAACAAACTTGCAGGTTCTCTATCTTAAGCACAGTTCACATTCTCCTGAGCGCCCCTGCGACGGCCCAAATAAGCTTCAATCACCTGTTCGTTGGCTTGTATTTCTCTTGGTACACCTTCAGCGATTTTGGTACCGTGATCTATGACCACCAGGCGGTCGCAGATATTCATCATCACCCGCATATCATGATCGATAACCAACACGGTCAGCCCCTGATCTCTCAACTTCCGAATCACGCCAACGACCTTGTTGCTTTCCTCAGCGCTTAGACCGCATACCGGCTCATCCAGAAACAAAAGCTTCGGATTGCCGGCAAGACACATGGCAATAGCCAGTATCCTCTGCGCTCCCGGAGGCAAGCTGGCCGCCGGCCTGGCTGCATACTCTGTGAGCCCCAAAGTCTCCAGTATTCCCATGGCCTTCGTTTGAGAAGCCTTCAGTTCCTTGTTCACTTTGACTCGAAATAGCTGGCTATCGATAATGCCGCTTCTCTCGTGCATGTGGCAACCGTATACTACGCTCTCCAGAGTAGTAGCTGATACAAAAAATTGTGTCTGCTGAAAGGTGCGCGAAATGCCCATCATAGCGATCTTCCACGGGGGCAGCCTCTGTATAGGAGTGTTTCCAAAGAGTATCTGTCCAACCGAGGGCTTATAAACCCCCGACAAAAGGTTGATAGTAGTGGTCTTGCCTGAACCGTTTGGGCCG is from Dehalococcoidia bacterium and encodes:
- a CDS encoding ABC transporter ATP-binding protein, coding for MEPDYILEVETLTKDFGGLRAVNELSFGIRHQEILGLIGPNGSGKTTTINLLSGVYKPSVGQILFGNTPIQRLPPWKIAMMGISRTFQQTQFFVSATTLESVVYGCHMHERSGIIDSQLFRVKVNKELKASQTKAMGILETLGLTEYAARPAASLPPGAQRILAIAMCLAGNPKLLFLDEPVCGLSAEESNKVVGVIRKLRDQGLTVLVIDHDMRVMMNICDRLVVIDHGTKIAEGVPREIQANEQVIEAYLGRRRGAQENVNCA